Proteins found in one Planctomycetia bacterium genomic segment:
- a CDS encoding sigma-70 family RNA polymerase sigma factor, translating into MPDPDAQRDEAQLRAAVLEGNAWAWRTLFDRHFGALYGYVLHRSGRDRMWAEDVVQETWLKAARAIGEFDPTRGSFEGWLKGIAENQLRNQRRREAYRRTAPLSDASEVTAKEISHAAAYELEDGVALTFAALSPAHQAVLRAKYEEQLPTAEIAAQWGATPKSVESLLSRARAAFRDAFRQLCGETEDR; encoded by the coding sequence ATGCCGGACCCGGATGCACAACGCGATGAGGCGCAACTCCGCGCGGCGGTGCTGGAGGGGAATGCTTGGGCGTGGCGGACGTTGTTCGATCGGCATTTCGGCGCGCTGTACGGCTATGTGCTGCACAGGTCGGGGCGCGATCGAATGTGGGCGGAGGACGTGGTCCAGGAAACCTGGCTCAAGGCGGCGCGGGCGATCGGCGAATTCGATCCCACGCGCGGCAGCTTCGAGGGCTGGTTGAAGGGCATCGCCGAAAACCAGTTGCGAAACCAACGGCGGCGCGAAGCGTATCGCCGGACGGCGCCGCTGTCGGATGCGTCCGAGGTGACAGCCAAGGAAATCAGTCACGCCGCGGCCTATGAGTTAGAAGACGGCGTGGCGCTGACGTTTGCGGCGCTGTCGCCGGCGCATCAGGCGGTGTTGCGGGCGAAGTACGAAGAACAATTGCCGACGGCGGAGATCGCCGCGCAATGGGGCGCGACGCCGAAGAGCGTGGAATCGTTGTTGAGCCGCGCCCGGGCCGCCTTTCGCGACGCGTTCCGGCAGCTTTGCGGCGAGACCGAAGATCGTTGA